In the genome of Streptomyces fagopyri, the window CGTCGGCGAGTCGGGCAGCGGGAAGACCCTCACCTGCCGCGCCGCGCTCGGCATCCTCCCCCCGCACTTCGAGGTCACCGGCGGCTCGATCGAGATCACCGGCACCGACATCGAGACCCTGACCCCGCGGCAGTGGACGGCTCTGCGGGGGGCCACGATCAGCGCGGTCTTCCAGGATCCCGCGTCCTACCTCAATCCCTCGATCCGTGTGGGCCCGCAGATCGCCGAGGTCGTCCGCGTCAAGAAGGGACTGAAGCGGCGGGAGGCGCGCCGTCGTGCCGTCGAACTGCTGCGGGCGGTGCGGTTGCGCGACCCCGAGCTGGTCTACGGCCAGTACACCCACGAGCTCTCGGGGGGCATGCTCCAGCGTGTCCTGATCGCGACGGCGATCGCCGCCGATCCGCGGATCCTCATCGCCGACGAGGCCACGACGGCGCTCGACGTCACGGTCCAGGCCGAGATCCTCGACCTGCTCGCCGAGCTGCGTCGGCGCACCGGCCTCGCCCTGGTGGTCGTCTCCCACGACCTGGCCGTCGTCGCCCAGCTGTGCGACGAGGTGCT includes:
- a CDS encoding ABC transporter ATP-binding protein is translated as MTTLSRNTARARTRDAATADPTAATGSTGAPATTATTEKTGATAAPVLAVRGIRVSDLAGDREIVHGVSFDLTPGKAVGIVGESGSGKTLTCRAALGILPPHFEVTGGSIEITGTDIETLTPRQWTALRGATISAVFQDPASYLNPSIRVGPQIAEVVRVKKGLKRREARRRAVELLRAVRLRDPELVYGQYTHELSGGMLQRVLIATAIAADPRILIADEATTALDVTVQAEILDLLAELRRRTGLALVVVSHDLAVVAQLCDEVLVMRDGEVVEHGPTEAVLHHPRHEYTQLLIAEHEQYGLEKFLTPTEAS